The Zobellia alginiliquefaciens genome contains a region encoding:
- a CDS encoding class I SAM-dependent methyltransferase — MIDVFGNAILDYQKGNYSDDIITYSSLDEEDSIPVPYLFRNFKEMPKLEQEALKLCKGTVLDVGCGAGSHSLYLQKKGHEVTALDYSKGATDTCKLRGIQNVVCTDIYNFQNQKFDTLLLLMNGIGIVGQLANTTKFFEHIKTLMNPGAQVLLDSSDIIYMFEEDEDGGVWVPNTGSYYGEIEFQMQYKDQKSDSFYWLYLDFNTLEMAAEANGFGCKLVRNGEHYDYLAKLWLK, encoded by the coding sequence ATGATAGACGTTTTCGGCAATGCCATATTAGATTATCAAAAAGGAAACTATAGTGACGATATCATAACCTATTCTTCTTTAGACGAAGAAGATAGTATTCCCGTTCCCTACCTCTTCAGAAACTTCAAAGAAATGCCAAAACTGGAGCAAGAGGCGTTAAAGCTTTGCAAGGGAACTGTTTTAGACGTGGGTTGCGGAGCCGGAAGCCATAGTTTATATCTACAGAAAAAAGGGCATGAGGTTACCGCGTTAGACTACTCAAAAGGAGCTACGGATACCTGTAAATTAAGGGGTATTCAAAATGTAGTCTGTACGGATATCTACAATTTTCAAAATCAAAAATTCGATACTTTACTACTGCTAATGAACGGTATTGGCATTGTGGGCCAACTGGCCAACACCACCAAATTCTTTGAACACATTAAAACACTCATGAATCCTGGCGCACAAGTTTTATTAGATTCCAGTGACATTATTTATATGTTCGAGGAAGATGAAGATGGTGGTGTTTGGGTTCCTAATACGGGTTCATATTATGGAGAGATTGAATTCCAAATGCAATACAAAGACCAAAAAAGCGATTCCTTTTATTGGTTATACTTAGATTTCAATACTTTAGAAATGGCCGCAGAAGCGAACGGTTTTGGCTGTAAACTTGTAAGAAACGGCGAACATTACGACTATTTGGCTAAATTATGGCTCAAATAA